Within the Manduca sexta isolate Smith_Timp_Sample1 chromosome 19, JHU_Msex_v1.0, whole genome shotgun sequence genome, the region ACAGTTTTAGCTGGATAGGATTAGATGCTGATCTGGAATTAATTtccataaaaactaaaaaaatccaGAAAATTAATTTTGCCATTCCTTTATTGGAAATTGTATACTACTTCATATACAATAGTATGATCTTATAACTACAATGTTATATAATTCACATTTCATGTTCATTCCCCTGTTAATCACACTCAACTTTTGGCTTCAGACATCTATTTATTCGTAAAAATCCATATTACGATTATTAGCTCAATCTGACCCTTCTCCACTAGAACTATAATCACATAATAACTTAATTCCAGTAACTTGATGTGTTCCAATATCTTTTACCatttcaacattatttttactcTCTGGTGAATCATCATTTTTGATAGTATTTACAGCTTTAGAATCAATTTTATTGTCAGTACTAATTTCATCATTTTTAATGACATGTGCAATTTTTTCTTCACTCTTAACTCTATCAATGGTTTTATCATCATCTTTAACATTACACCCTAGTTTCTCATATCTTTCTTTCTCATTCTGCATTTCAACTATCCCTGTCTTTTCTTTTGGAACTATTGACTCAAATCTAGTTACTGTCTCTATTTTTGCTGCTTTATCATCTGCCACTTTAGTCTTTTTAATCAGTATACCTAATGAATTCCTTGTTAACTGGGTGCTTTTGAACTGTTCTTCTTTTTTGAGACCTCCAAAACTTGTGATGAGTCCTGCAGAGCTTGGTAATGCAGGACTGTTTAGGATAGTGTTTCTTGTATGCTTCTGCTTCTCTTCTATGCTGGATGATGGCCTGAGTGAGAGGAGTGTTGCCATGTTTCTGTCTTCCTCTGTTTCTGGCAGTAGATTAATGTCAAGGGAGGATTTGGCCAAGAGTAAACCATCACTCACTGCAGCTTCTTCTAGTTCTTTTCGTCTTTTCTgtgaattatataataactgttAAATAATCAATAACATAACATTGTACACAAAGGTACAGAAAATTTTGATAGTTTAAAGATATACTTTTTACCATTGCACAATCTTATAGaccattttattattagttaataaaaaaaatttaatcattACCAGAAAGTATCAATTcctaaattataatcataatcaaaacATAGgtcaaatcatttaaaaatttcaaatgccAATATTTCAGTGTTCTTTGATACTCACTCTAAAATTCCTTCTCAAGGAGCAGTTAGCTTCATAATCATCCTTCCAGACAGTCTCATTCCTGCCCACAAGCCTTCCAAGCCGTGGTTTATCTAATTTAGCACCATCTTCATCTCCCTTCTTATGTTCCAACTTGAACATAGCATCATCAAACAGCCTCATCTGGGTCTCTTTTGTTTCTGGGACAATTTGTCCATTCTCTGTTGGGTCCCACCTGTTCTCTTGTCTCCTAGCCCCTGATACGATGACATAGTCTAAATTCTATAATGAATtgaaaatgttaacaaattaatttttaatgtgaattttacttttatactactaaaatactttttgggaaaataatatacctcaccagcaaaataaaaaacctgctttgggGGAACTACTTTTGTGTTTTCGTTTTAAAGCTAACATTTTTCTTACCAAAAACTAACTCTATATTTTACCATAACATGGTgaggatttttatatttttggccaggctatctatatattataaattaaatcctTATAATAGAAATGATAAATGATTTTGGAATACCTTTTCCTAATTGGCCGAGATAGCTCAGTTAAGTATAATTGAATATGAAAAACAAcatttagaataatttaaatgtatttgtaattcaaatccAACACCTTTACACAGCTACTGGTAAAtagaaaaaagacaaaaatgttttgtatcaacataaataaacattttgggtATTTTGTTGTGAAAACTTATAGCCAATTCAATTTCTAATacccataatataaatactatatgtGAGTATTGAGCATATATATTCATGAAGAACACTTACCCCGGGATCCGTCTTGATCTCAAAGTGATTGTCACACAAGTGGCATTTCATACGGAACTGGTACACTGGTGTACTATAATACATTCCCACTTTCTTCTTCTCTGCATTATATCTCACCCCCATGCCGATGTGGTTGTTGCATCCATCACACCAAATGTTGTATGGCATTTCAAACCGGATGATCAAGATACCCATGTGAAGCTTCCTGGCACGTTCCCTGAGAGCGTGGGTGCCCAGGAACTTATTCAGCCCCCCGACCTTAGGGTCGTAGTCGGGGGGATAGTAAAGGTTCTGCCCTTTGCGTTCACCCATCTTTGCTGTTTAGCTAGATACTTTGGAAGTTATTTGTTTGAAAACTAGTAATTCACTGTCGCAATGAGAGGTACGATAAGACAATACCGCGATAGGCGTttaggttttatattaaatagttattagttataaattttaaaattatcttatgGATTTAGGTGTAAAATGCTTTTCTTAAGCAAACTAAATGCCacttgtaaattgtaatgtttGTCATTAGTTGTCATTGGTTGTCatttagaaaatttacaaacatttatatctGAATATTTGCCATATGCAAAAATTTAAGGTAGCAAAAATCTTATAGGAACAAGCCTTATTCACAGCTTACAAATTTGTGTGACCATCGTGTCGCAATGTATATAGCCGCCTTAaaacgttttctttttatatgacAACAAAATACCTACGTACTATCTATGCATGTTTTTTTGAAGTTCAATTAATGTGCAATGAAGAGGCTCATAATAGGTATATCCAGGGTATATCCAGAGTGGACTATGCCAATTGGCATTACCAATCCCACTAAGCATTGGGATCAACAACCTGCAGGGGGACGTCTTAGAACCTCATGGTAGAACTCAACTACATTTATCATAGACCATCATAGACAAAATAACAAACTGCTGGCAAGTGGCAACTCAGTGACAGCTGTTTGACAGCTTCGCTTTTATTTTCTTAGCAAATTATCTCTCGTCGTCAagaaaatagatttttgttgattgtgtttgtttgttcaaTGTGAATTCCTTGcatattaaagattattttcaTTACGCACGCATGCATTACTTTGTAATGTACGCTGAGATGTGGAAAACTATAAATAGATCGAGCCGCGTATAGTTAATAGTTCTTGTGATGGTAAATCAGACATATTGATATATTGGTCGATATGGGTAGGAGACAAGAGTCGGCATGGAAGAAAGGTACCGTAGGGCTTACGGTGGCTCGGGAGCGTGGCGACATAGATCGCCAGTTC harbors:
- the LOC115445915 gene encoding coiled-coil domain-containing protein 130 homolog; translated protein: MGERKGQNLYYPPDYDPKVGGLNKFLGTHALRERARKLHMGILIIRFEMPYNIWCDGCNNHIGMGVRYNAEKKKVGMYYSTPVYQFRMKCHLCDNHFEIKTDPGNLDYVIVSGARRQENRWDPTENGQIVPETKETQMRLFDDAMFKLEHKKGDEDGAKLDKPRLGRLVGRNETVWKDDYEANCSLRRNFRKRRKELEEAAVSDGLLLAKSSLDINLLPETEEDRNMATLLSLRPSSSIEEKQKHTRNTILNSPALPSSAGLITSFGGLKKEEQFKSTQLTRNSLGILIKKTKVADDKAAKIETVTRFESIVPKEKTGIVEMQNEKERYEKLGCNVKDDDKTIDRVKSEEKIAHVIKNDEISTDNKIDSKAVNTIKNDDSPESKNNVEMVKDIGTHQVTGIKLLCDYSSSGEGSD